In Borrelia hispanica CRI, the sequence GGCTTTGTCAAAAATTTGGACGATGGAAGAGTAGAAATAATAGCCTTTTTCATCAATAACAAACAAATCGATTCATTTGAAAATGCACTAAAAAAAGGCAATGGATATTCAAAAATTGACAAAATAGAAAAAAAAATCTTAGATACAAAGTACCCCTTCGATTTTAAAAATTTTTGTTCTTATTATTAATATTTTTCCTAATATTTGCCTTAACTATTTTCATTTTACCAACCTTTGGCTTATTATTACTTTTACTCCCAATCTTCAAGCTTTTCGTACTAGATTTAAAAAAATGTTCAACTCTAAATTTTAAAAATTCTAATGATTTCCTATCCTTACAAAAAATATTTAAATTGCCATCGGAAAATTTAATATCAAGAGCATAATTCGTTTCTGTTCTTAAAAAATTACACGAAATAAATTCTCCATTCAATTTATTTCTTTGAAAAAGAAAAAAATACTTTTTACCCCTCTTAGAATCTCGAAAATCAATCTTTAACCAATCCTGCATTGGTTGAATTGAAACCAAATTATCATAAAGATAAGAAATATAAACCATTCTATTATCATCGACACTTAATGCCTTTTTAAAAAAATAAAGAAATCCTGTATCCATACAATTAAAATATATTACAATATTATAAATCAAAATATTTAAAAAAATTTAAAAAATTCAATAAAATTGATCTTTAACACACTTACTTCAAGTATCATATCCAAAAATTAAAGATAAATATTCTCCTAATTTCGCATAATTATAATTATAACCATATTTTTGCTTAAAAAGCTTACGAATTTTTACATTAAGACCTCGAAGCATTTCTAGTTCTGCCAAACCTTTTTCTATCATTAATTCCTGAATTACACGCAAAGTCTTAATATAATTATCATCTATAATGTCACAAGATTCTAACAATGCATTTAATCTTTCCATATTAACAACAGAATATGTAGTCTTTCTCCTAACATAGGTATGTATCCGCTTGTTAAGCAGTTTTAATAAATCAACATCAGCATTATCATCCAAATTTTCTAAGACATAACGATTATAATGAAAAGCCGTTATTATATCATCATGCTCATGCCCTAAGACTGTAGTAATCCACAAATTTAACTCCATATTCTTTGGAGCAAATGCAAGATAAGAAAATCTACTATAAAGTCTTCTGCAAAAATAAATGGACTCTTCAGGTTCAAATATATTTTCAAAAATCTTACGAAATAATCTATTATAACTATAAGCAAGATTTGAAGATATAATCTCCTTTGACAGCTTTTCTGTCCTTTCCATGTACCTTATTTCTGATATTGAATCAATTACCAATCTAGAATCAGCAAAAGTAGGAAAAACTATTTCATGAATTAAATTATGCTCTTTCTTTTTAGCAATATGTTTCATTAAGATATGTTCATTATCTTGAACATAAAATTCAGAAACCTTCATTATTTCAACAGGACGTCGACCTGTAGCCATTAATACTCCATAAAATTTCAATCTAATATCTCTTTTTTGAGTCAATAAAATGTTTATGATTTCAATATAAGTCTTCAAATTTATTTTAACTGATATTTGCTCTCTTCTGTAACTATTAATCTTTGAAATCTTATAATGATGTGCATA encodes:
- a CDS encoding acylphosphatase, producing the protein MHKYQYFISGKVQGIGFRFFTEQIAKKIGIKGFVKNLDDGRVEIIAFFINNKQIDSFENALKKGNGYSKIDKIEKKILDTKYPFDFKNFCSYY
- a CDS encoding protelomerase family protein — protein: MSLKVNIKKDLELFRKNLEEIYVKYLKQEISYSKLKISIEILAEKHKGILLRKDKFTNLSMILNLSKTRKIIKEYINLAVIEEIRQKNKLLFFWIPKEIKELSNIDIKDLCKIEELMIANNILGQKVYFESFLALFKSPEWLNDYAHHYKISKINSYRREQISVKINLKTYIEIINILLTQKRDIRLKFYGVLMATGRRPVEIMKVSEFYVQDNEHILMKHIAKKKEHNLIHEIVFPTFADSRLVIDSISEIRYMERTEKLSKEIISSNLAYSYNRLFRKIFENIFEPEESIYFCRRLYSRFSYLAFAPKNMELNLWITTVLGHEHDDIITAFHYNRYVLENLDDNADVDLLKLLNKRIHTYVRRKTTYSVVNMERLNALLESCDIIDDNYIKTLRVIQELMIEKGLAELEMLRGLNVKIRKLFKQKYGYNYNYAKLGEYLSLIFGYDT